The genomic window CGGCCGAGGCGGCGACCATGGCCTTTTCTCTCCCCTCGTCCCCACAGTATCTGGAGAACTTCAGGGAGGTCTTCAGGGCAGGGGGGGGGATGGTCCTGAGGGGATTCTACAACAGTGTACGACTCACGATCTTCACCATACTGGTACTCACGGTGGTGAGTGCCATGACCGGGTTCGTGTTGGAGCGAAGGCGGGAACGGGTAGGCTCTCTCATCCTGTTTCTCATCATGACGGGCCTCATGCTCCCTCCTGCGGTGGTGCCGACCATATGGATCCTCAAGGGATTGGGCCTCTACCCGACGCTCCTGAGCATGGTGATGATAGAGGTGGCCCTCGGGTTTCCCTTCGCCGTGCTCCTTTACAGGGCCTTCATGATCTCAATCCCCCGGGATCTCGACGAGGCCGCCCTCATCGACGGATGTGGTCCGCTTTATCTCTTCTTCCGTATCATCTTCCCGCTCCTCAAGCCGGTGAGTGTCACCATCATCATCCTCACGAGCATCAACGTCTACAACGACTTCGTGAATCCACTCTATTTCCTTCCAGGGGCGGAGAATGTCACGATCCAGCTGAGCCTCTACAATTTTCAGACTCAGTTCCACACCAGATGGAATCTGCTGTTCGCTGATGTCCTAGTCATCGCCGTCCCGCCGTTCCTTTTCTATCTCTTTTTCAGAAGACAGATAGTGGAAGGTATGGTGGCAGGGGCCATAAAAGCATGAAGGAGGAAGGTATGGTCCATGTCTACGATGTCATGTGTGAGGGACAGAGGTTCCCTCTGGGTCTGTCCACCGCCCGTCCCCGGTTCTCCTGGAGGATCGGTGCGGCCGAGGGGGTGGGAGATCTGTTCCAGGAGGCCTTCCAGATCCAGGTGGCGCTGGATGAAGGATTCACCTCCCCTGTGTGGGACAGCGGGATGGTACACGAGGGAAGATCGCAGTGGGTCGACTATGGGGGACCTGAGCTCTCCCCTTGCACTCGATATTATGTCCGGGTTCGGGTGAAGCCTATTGGAGGGGAGCTCTCCCCATGGAGCGATGCCACATGGTTCGAGACAGGTCTCCCCGAGTGGACGGCCCCGTTCGTGAGTCCCGAGCCTGTGGAGCGTGTGGGACGGTCTTCCAGGCCGCGGTACGTGCGCCGGGAGTTTTCGATCGACAGGTCCGTTGCTGGGGCCAGGCTCTACGCCACGGCCCTCGGACTGTACGAGCTCTCCATCAACGGCCGGAGAGTGGGGGACTCGTTCTTCACTCCGGGGTGGACCTCCTACCGACGCAGGCTCCTCTACCAGACTTACGACGTGACGGACTACCTCAGGCCTGGAAGGAACGTGGTGGCGGGGATAGTGGCGAACGGCTGGTACAGAGGAGAGCTCACCTGGTTCCTCGAGAGGAACCTGTACGGCCGGGAGATCGCCCTCTCCGTGGACCTCAGGTGGAAGGAGGAGGGCGGTGAGGGGCGGCTCGTGACCGACTCCACGTGGAGGTCCTCAGACGGTCCGCTCGTGTATGCGGAACTCTATCATGGTGAGGTCTACGACTCCCGTCTCGAGGTACCGGGGTGGGACCTGCCGGGATTCGACGACGGGGAGTGGGAGGAGTGCCGGGTTCTCGAGATCTCGGGGCGTGCAGTCGAGGCGCAGGAGGCCCCTCCCGTTCGTATCCATGAGCGACTGGCCCCTGTCCGCATCATCACCACGCCCCGTGGTGAGAAGGTGCTCGATTTCGGGCAGAACCTCACCGGATGGGTCCGGTTCAGGGTGAGGGGGAGGAGCGGTGATCGTGTGAGGCTCCGTCACGCCGAGATTCTCGACAAGGAGGGCAATTTCTACACCGACAACCTGAGGAAGGCGCGGAACATCGTAGAGTACGTCCTGAAAGGTGAGGGGGAGGAAGAGTTCTCTCCGAGGTTCTCCTTTCAGGGGTTTCGTTATGTGTGCGTGGACGAGTGGCCGGGTGAGATCAATCCTTCCGATTTCACGGCCGAGGTGCTCCACTCGGACATGGAGCCCCTCCTCGAGTTCAGGTGTTCGCACGAGCCCCTGAACCGGCTCCACCACAACATACAGTGGAGCTGGAAGGGGAACAGCCTTGCGATTCCCACGGACTGCCCCCAGAGGGATGAGCGGCTGGGATGGACCGGTGATGCGGCCATGTTCGTGGGGACGGCTACCTACCTCTCCGATGCGCGATCGTTCCTTCTCCAATGGCTCGTGGACATGACACTCGATCAACGGCGCGATGGTGCGGTTCCGTTTGTGGTGCCTGACGTGCTCTCCCTTCTCGAGCAGCAGGATCCCAACTTCCGGGAGCCGCCTTTCGGCTCTGCCGGATGGGGGGATGCGATCACCATCTGCCCCTGGACCCTCTACCGGCGATACGGTGACAGGCGGATACTCGAACGCCTGTACCCTGCGATGCAACGCTGGGTGGAGTACATGAGGGCACAGGCGAGGGAGGGACTCGTCTGGGAGCGCGGCTTCCACTTCGGGGACTGGGTCGCCCTCGATGCCGAGGAGGGGAGTTACGTAGGGCTCACCCCCCTCCCGCTCATCGCCACGGCCTTCTATGCCCTCTCCACGGAGATCCTCGCCCGTACCGCAGGTGTGCTCGGTCTGGAAGAAGACGAGCGCCGGTACAAGGACCTCCACAAGCGGATCGCGGCGGCCTGGTGCCGTGAGTTCTTCACCGGGGAGGGAAGACTCCGGGTGGAGACGCAGACAGGCTACACCCTCGGCCTGGCCTTCGGCCTCGTCCCGGAATCGGCCCGGGAGGAGGCAGCGGCGCGTCTCGCGGACCTCGTGCGGGAGAAGGGGCACCTCACGACGGGGTTTCTCGGGACCCCGTTCCTCCTCCGCGTACTCTCCGATCACGGCTATACGGACCTCGCCTATACCCTCCTCCTCAGGGACGAGTATCCGTCCTGGCTCTACGAGGTGAAGGCGGGCGCCACCACCATATGGGAGCACTGGGACGGGATCAAGCCCGACGGCACCATGTGGAGCCCGCAGATGAATTCCTTCAACCACTACGCCTACGGCGCGGTGGGAGAGTGGATGTACGCGGTGATGGGGGGTATCCGGGCCGAGGATGGAGGGCCGGGGTTCTCCTCGTTCTCGCTCGAACCGCTTCCCGGTGGAGACGTGAGGGAGTGTTCTGTCCACTACAGGAGTCCCTACGGTTTGATCGCTTCATCGTGGACCATCGAGGACGGCCGGATGCACTGGGTATTCGAGGTGCCCCCCAATACGAAGGCCACGGTGAGGCTCTGGGGGGTGGAAAGCCGTTCGGTCGAGGGGGCAGCGAAGCTCGGATTGCAGGATCGTATCGAAGATGGTGGCCCCTGTGCCGCGGCACAGGTCGGCTCCGGCAGGTACGAACTCATCTGCCCTGTCCCGGTGAGGCGGTTCCGGAGTATGACCTGATCCCGCCGAGGAAGCACCCCTCACGCCACCTGAGAGGGGCCTGTTCCTCTTTCAAGCGACGGGGAGAGGGGAGACCTTCTCCCCTCTTCATGTTTATGAAAAAAAGCACGCTTTTCCAAAGAAATGTATCCTTGACGGGAGCCGTATCTATGATATCCAAGAGGTATGCATGTACGCAACACGAGACGAGAGACATCATTCGGGACCCTCCTGAGGCGTATCGCAGGATCGTGGCAGCTGTATGTCCTTATCTTGCCCGCCTTCCTGTACATCCTGATCTTCAGGTACGGGCCCATGTACGGCTTGCAGCTCGCCTTCAAGTCGTACAACGTGCGGCTCGGCATCACGGGAAGCCCCTTCGTGGGGCTGGAACACTTCCGCAGGTTCCTCTCGTACTACCGCTTCGGTGAGATCTTCTCCAACACGATCATCCTGGGACTCTACAAGCTTGCGGTGGGCTTCCCCATCCCCATCCTCCTGGCCCTCTCGATCAACGAAGTCCGTTCCCCCGGGATAAAACGTTTCCTCCAGACCGTGACCTATGCCCCTTATTTCCTCTCGGTGGTGGTGGTGGTGGGGATCGTGTATCAGCTCTTCTCGCCCCACTATGGGATCCTTACGGGCCTCATACGGAGTCTCACCGGTAAGACCATCAACATCATGGGCACCCCGGAAGCCTTTCGTCATGTCTTCGTCTGGACCGATGTGTGGCAGCTCATGGGCTATCAGGCCATCCTCTATCTCGCGGCCCTCTCGGCGGTGCCCCCTGAACTCTACGAGGCGGCCGCCATCGACGGGGCTTCGAAGTTCCAGCGCCTCCTCCACATCGACATCCCCTCGCTCCTTCCCACCGCCACGGTGCTCTTCATACTGGAGGTGAGCCGTATCATGGACATATCGTTCGAGAAGGTGATCCTTCTCCAGACTCCGCTCAACCTCCGTGTCTCCGAGGTGCTCACCACCTATGTCTACAAGGTGGGAATTCTCGAAGGCTATTTCGACTTTGCGACGGCCATCGGCCTCTTCAACTCGATCATCAATCTGGTCCTCGTGGTGACCATGAATACCATAGCCCGAAAGTGGGGGGAATCCAGCCTATGGTGAAGCACACATCTCATCCTTCGCTCCGGTCCACCGGGGCGGACAAGGTCTTCGACGTGGTGAACGGTCTCTTTCTCACGGTGATCGCCGTGGTGGTGATCTATCCTCTGGTGTACGTGGTGAGCGCGTCTTTCAGTTCTCCGGGCGCGGTCTCGAGGGGAGCGGTGATCCTCTGGCCCGTAGAACCCTCTCTGGAAGGATACAAGGCCGTCTTCAAGTACGACACCGTGATCACGGGATACCTCAATTCCCTCTTCTACATGGGGGTGGGCACCTTCATCAACCTCGTGGTCACCATGACCGCAGCCTATGCTCTCGCCCAGAGGGAGCTCCTCGGGAGGACCGCCATCATGGTGTTGTTCACCTTCACGCTCCTGTTCTCCGGTGGGATCATTCCCTTCTACCTTGTGGTGAAGAACACCATAGGCCTGAACAACAGGCTCGACATGGTGATCCCCAACGCCATGTCGGTGGCCAATCTCATCATCGCCCGTACCTTCATCCAGCAGAATCTCCCTTCGGACCTCAGGGAGGCGGCCCGTATCGATGGGAGCGACGATTTCTATTTCTTCTTTAAAATTGCTCTTCCCCTTTCCGCCCCGATCATCGGCGTACTCACCGTGCTCTATGCGGTGGGACACTGGAACTCGTTCTTCTATCCGTTCATCTTCCTCTCTTCGAAGGAATTGTTTCCGCTTCAGATCGTGCTGCGCAACATCGTGCTCATGAACGAGATGGGGGTGGACTCGTACCAGAACGTGGAGTACGCGGCGCGGGTGGCGGGCCTGAACGACCTGCTCAAGTTCTCGCTCATCGTGGTGGCGAGCCTGCCGGTGCTGGTCATCTATCCCTTTGTTCAACGCTACTTCGTGAAGGGGATCATGATCGGCTCGATAAAGGGCTAGACCCATGTCGTCGACATGGAAGCGAAC from Spirochaeta thermophila DSM 6192 includes these protein-coding regions:
- a CDS encoding carbohydrate ABC transporter permease, giving the protein MRKIHRRMLEFLVVVIFTVAFGVPFLFVIFSAGKSTAEAATMAFSLPSSPQYLENFREVFRAGGGMVLRGFYNSVRLTIFTILVLTVVSAMTGFVLERRRERVGSLILFLIMTGLMLPPAVVPTIWILKGLGLYPTLLSMVMIEVALGFPFAVLLYRAFMISIPRDLDEAALIDGCGPLYLFFRIIFPLLKPVSVTIIILTSINVYNDFVNPLYFLPGAENVTIQLSLYNFQTQFHTRWNLLFADVLVIAVPPFLFYLFFRRQIVEGMVAGAIKA
- a CDS encoding alpha-L-rhamnosidase, which produces MVHVYDVMCEGQRFPLGLSTARPRFSWRIGAAEGVGDLFQEAFQIQVALDEGFTSPVWDSGMVHEGRSQWVDYGGPELSPCTRYYVRVRVKPIGGELSPWSDATWFETGLPEWTAPFVSPEPVERVGRSSRPRYVRREFSIDRSVAGARLYATALGLYELSINGRRVGDSFFTPGWTSYRRRLLYQTYDVTDYLRPGRNVVAGIVANGWYRGELTWFLERNLYGREIALSVDLRWKEEGGEGRLVTDSTWRSSDGPLVYAELYHGEVYDSRLEVPGWDLPGFDDGEWEECRVLEISGRAVEAQEAPPVRIHERLAPVRIITTPRGEKVLDFGQNLTGWVRFRVRGRSGDRVRLRHAEILDKEGNFYTDNLRKARNIVEYVLKGEGEEEFSPRFSFQGFRYVCVDEWPGEINPSDFTAEVLHSDMEPLLEFRCSHEPLNRLHHNIQWSWKGNSLAIPTDCPQRDERLGWTGDAAMFVGTATYLSDARSFLLQWLVDMTLDQRRDGAVPFVVPDVLSLLEQQDPNFREPPFGSAGWGDAITICPWTLYRRYGDRRILERLYPAMQRWVEYMRAQAREGLVWERGFHFGDWVALDAEEGSYVGLTPLPLIATAFYALSTEILARTAGVLGLEEDERRYKDLHKRIAAAWCREFFTGEGRLRVETQTGYTLGLAFGLVPESAREEAAARLADLVREKGHLTTGFLGTPFLLRVLSDHGYTDLAYTLLLRDEYPSWLYEVKAGATTIWEHWDGIKPDGTMWSPQMNSFNHYAYGAVGEWMYAVMGGIRAEDGGPGFSSFSLEPLPGGDVRECSVHYRSPYGLIASSWTIEDGRMHWVFEVPPNTKATVRLWGVESRSVEGAAKLGLQDRIEDGGPCAAAQVGSGRYELICPVPVRRFRSMT
- a CDS encoding ABC transporter permease, which translates into the protein MHVRNTRRETSFGTLLRRIAGSWQLYVLILPAFLYILIFRYGPMYGLQLAFKSYNVRLGITGSPFVGLEHFRRFLSYYRFGEIFSNTIILGLYKLAVGFPIPILLALSINEVRSPGIKRFLQTVTYAPYFLSVVVVVGIVYQLFSPHYGILTGLIRSLTGKTINIMGTPEAFRHVFVWTDVWQLMGYQAILYLAALSAVPPELYEAAAIDGASKFQRLLHIDIPSLLPTATVLFILEVSRIMDISFEKVILLQTPLNLRVSEVLTTYVYKVGILEGYFDFATAIGLFNSIINLVLVVTMNTIARKWGESSLW
- a CDS encoding carbohydrate ABC transporter permease; the protein is MVKHTSHPSLRSTGADKVFDVVNGLFLTVIAVVVIYPLVYVVSASFSSPGAVSRGAVILWPVEPSLEGYKAVFKYDTVITGYLNSLFYMGVGTFINLVVTMTAAYALAQRELLGRTAIMVLFTFTLLFSGGIIPFYLVVKNTIGLNNRLDMVIPNAMSVANLIIARTFIQQNLPSDLREAARIDGSDDFYFFFKIALPLSAPIIGVLTVLYAVGHWNSFFYPFIFLSSKELFPLQIVLRNIVLMNEMGVDSYQNVEYAARVAGLNDLLKFSLIVVASLPVLVIYPFVQRYFVKGIMIGSIKG